A stretch of Plutella xylostella chromosome 10, ilPluXylo3.1, whole genome shotgun sequence DNA encodes these proteins:
- the LOC125489105 gene encoding cuticle collagen 1-like yields MPPGGGAPAEHAARGPPAASGLHAAPGAPYAHEEHAACGPPAVPGRPATPGASYEDAARGRPASPGPAGPPYASYEHAERSRPASPGAPYAHEQHEARGPPAVRPPRKARTRRPAAPPHQARLAPPGALYQHAAPGRPASPGSAGPPGALYQHAAPGRPASPGSAGPPGALYQHAAPGRPASPGSAGPPDHPAIVEDDDQFRGRTRTTQSATPNARALSSD; encoded by the exons ATGCCcccaggcggcggcgcgcccgccGAGCATGCGGCGCGTGGCCCTCCCGCGGCGAGCGGCCTCCATGCCGCGCCCGGCGCGCCCTACGCGCACGAGGAGCACGCGGCGTGCGGGCCCCCTGCGGTGCCCGGCCGCCCCGCCACGCCCGGCGCGTCCTACGAGGACGCAGCGCGCGGTCGCCCCGCCTCGCCTGGCCCAGCTGGCCCGCCCTACGCGTCCTATGAGCACGCGGAGCGCAGCCGCCCCGCCTCGCCCGGCGCGCCCTACGCGCACGAGCAGCACGAGGCGCGCGGGCCCCCTGCGGTGCGGCCCCCCCGCAAAGCCCG CACGCGGCGCCCGGCCGCCCCGCCTCACCAGGCTCGGCTGGCCCCCCCCGGTGCCTTGTACCAGCACGCGGCGCCCGGCCGCCCCGCCTCACCAGGCtcggctggcccgcccggtgccttgtACCAGCACGCGGCGCCCGGCCGCCCCGCCTCACCAGGCtcggctggcccgcccggtgccttgtACCAGCACGCGGCGCCCGGCCGCCCCGCCTCACCAGGCtcggctggcccgcccg ACCACCCCGCCATCGTCGAGGACGACGATCAGTTTAGGGGGAGGACCAGAACTACTCAGTCTGCTACTCCGAACGCGAGGGCGCTTAGTTCGGACTAG